In the Solibacillus sp. FSL K6-1523 genome, one interval contains:
- a CDS encoding sulfurtransferase, which produces MVNVFVDAFKLERDGRFIDTRFDLQNVDLGKRLFEEEHVKGAIYWDLEHDLSDMSKRDGRHPLPNKVQLQTLFEKSGLHYNDAIYIYDQGGAPYATRAWWMLKYAGFQHVYIVNGGYESLVAAGFEITKEVTKYEPRALQLQWNDAILLNREDVLAITEGKHKATLLDARAAARFRGEFEPFEPIAGHIPTAKNYDWEQLKDGNKLVITSSILDTVSKDEEIIVYCGSGVTATPVYCILAEAGYQNIKIYMAGYSDWVYHYPVEVGAIN; this is translated from the coding sequence ATGGTAAATGTTTTTGTAGATGCATTTAAATTAGAACGAGATGGTCGCTTTATAGATACTCGTTTTGATCTTCAAAATGTTGATTTAGGAAAGCGTTTATTTGAAGAGGAGCATGTAAAAGGGGCGATTTATTGGGACCTTGAGCATGATCTATCTGATATGTCGAAACGTGATGGCCGTCATCCGTTACCAAATAAAGTTCAGCTTCAAACGTTATTTGAAAAAAGTGGTTTACATTATAATGATGCTATTTACATTTATGACCAAGGCGGAGCACCGTATGCGACAAGAGCGTGGTGGATGTTAAAGTATGCGGGCTTCCAGCATGTTTATATTGTAAATGGTGGCTATGAGAGTCTCGTTGCTGCTGGGTTTGAAATAACGAAGGAAGTAACGAAATATGAACCGAGAGCATTACAGTTGCAGTGGAATGATGCCATCTTATTAAACCGAGAAGATGTACTTGCCATAACAGAAGGGAAGCATAAGGCGACGCTTCTCGATGCTCGTGCAGCAGCTCGTTTCCGCGGAGAGTTCGAGCCGTTTGAACCGATTGCAGGACATATACCAACGGCAAAAAATTACGATTGGGAACAATTGAAGGATGGCAATAAACTGGTCATTACATCTTCTATACTTGATACAGTCTCAAAAGATGAGGAAATTATTGTGTACTGTGGCTCAGGTGTAACAGCAACGCCTGTGTATTGCATACTTGCTGAAGCAGGTTATCAAAACATAAAAATTTATATGGCTGGTTATAGTGATTGGGTGTACCATTACCCAGTTGAAGTTGGAGCGATTAATTAA
- a CDS encoding MBL fold metallo-hydrolase, protein MFFKKNIERSEKSGVRMVNGSIKFQAIHLNVHCFEVDGVLVDTGAKSLLDQFKPFFNDMDVDQVVLTHYHEDHSGGAHYLQQKYALPIYMNDLKIQECKEKATYPFYRRAFWGRRPAFHAQAIGTTFESRNATWQVIETPGHTQDHLAFLNTATGQIFTGDLYVSPKTKVILREESIPTIITSIENLLTYDFQEGFCNHAGYMKDAKKVLANKLDNLRELSNRIETLRSEGQSVKEINEQLFVKKYPISRVSFGEWDSAHIVTSVIGKGN, encoded by the coding sequence GTGTTTTTTAAGAAAAATATAGAACGAAGCGAAAAGTCGGGTGTTCGGATGGTGAATGGTTCAATTAAGTTTCAGGCTATTCATTTAAATGTACATTGTTTTGAAGTAGATGGGGTGTTAGTTGATACGGGTGCAAAATCACTGCTCGATCAATTTAAGCCGTTTTTTAATGACATGGATGTCGACCAAGTTGTCTTGACACATTACCATGAGGACCATTCAGGTGGTGCACACTATTTACAACAAAAATATGCGTTACCAATTTATATGAATGACTTAAAAATTCAAGAATGCAAAGAGAAAGCGACCTATCCATTTTATCGAAGGGCGTTTTGGGGAAGACGACCCGCTTTTCATGCGCAAGCGATTGGTACAACATTTGAATCAAGAAATGCAACGTGGCAAGTGATTGAAACACCAGGACATACGCAAGACCATCTCGCGTTTTTAAATACAGCTACGGGTCAAATTTTTACTGGTGATTTATATGTCTCGCCCAAGACAAAGGTTATTTTACGTGAAGAAAGTATTCCAACCATTATTACTTCCATTGAAAACCTGCTTACATATGATTTTCAAGAGGGTTTTTGCAATCATGCAGGTTATATGAAAGATGCAAAAAAAGTATTGGCAAATAAATTAGACAATTTACGTGAATTAAGCAATCGTATAGAAACATTACGAAGTGAAGGGCAATCGGTTAAGGAAATTAATGAGCAACTTTTCGTAAAAAAATATCCAATTTCTCGTGTTTCTTTCGGGGAATGGGATTCTGCACATATTGTTACGTCCGTGATTGGAAAAGGAAATTAA
- a CDS encoding DUF47 domain-containing protein, which translates to MFSSRKTDPFFEGLLNIAKNVQQGANYAKESTISNVADLKQIQIKMKSYETAGDKLIHELIVKLNESFMTPIEREDILALAIRLDDILDGVENTVAHFEMYSFTEVNDYMRQFVDYIAKSSDEAVKAMELLNKKDLLGMRQHAILIKDYERECDEIFRKSVTELFQVEKDPIRLIMFKDLYEQLEDIADHCQNVANTIETIIMRNA; encoded by the coding sequence ATGTTTAGCTCGAGAAAGACAGATCCATTTTTTGAAGGATTATTAAATATAGCTAAAAATGTACAACAGGGTGCAAACTATGCAAAGGAATCCACTATTTCCAATGTTGCAGACCTAAAGCAAATTCAGATTAAGATGAAATCCTATGAAACAGCGGGTGATAAATTAATCCATGAACTGATTGTAAAATTGAATGAATCATTCATGACACCAATTGAGCGTGAAGATATTTTAGCACTTGCAATCAGACTAGATGATATTTTAGATGGCGTTGAAAATACGGTTGCGCATTTCGAAATGTATTCATTTACAGAAGTGAATGATTATATGCGTCAATTTGTTGATTATATTGCAAAAAGCTCAGATGAAGCTGTAAAAGCGATGGAGTTATTAAATAAAAAGGATTTACTTGGGATGCGTCAACACGCGATTTTAATCAAGGATTATGAACGTGAATGTGATGAGATTTTCCGTAAATCCGTTACAGAGTTATTCCAAGTAGAGAAAGATCCAATTCGTCTAATTATGTTTAAAGATCTATATGAGCAACTAGAGGATATTGCGGATCACTGTCAAAATGTAGCGAACACAATTGAAACGATTATTATGCGTAATGCATAG